One part of the Pecten maximus chromosome 9, xPecMax1.1, whole genome shotgun sequence genome encodes these proteins:
- the LOC117333918 gene encoding tigger transposable element-derived protein 1-like produces the protein MTKMWRVARNAVDTLLLYCRKNKYQNYSSEDLRKAVALVKKGNSLRKAQSKTGVPTSTIKDHARGKYANVKFTKQRGPKTLTSDEEQSLVNYIKYMSDSGFPLGRNVIKKLTIDIVKTSGKQNTRLNKEKGPSNKWMRSFMSRHKNLSLRTPHPLERARSELKSSQIEEYFELLEKTLVKLDIKDKPSQIFNVDETGFAGKEFSKQKIVVPKGTKHPYQPCAGISGHVTLNLGVSASGKAIAPLIIFSKNLPRESFRDSLSEEWSFETTESGYINNTIFSAWFNNQFVRQCGRARPVLVIMDNHSSHITKQVVDTARENNIHLLCLPAHSTHLLQPLDVGVFHLLKSNVAQMCTSLGYTGMKTLPRHKFPKVIHLGLNKISGSAISSSFRAAGIHPFNAKKIELPKSTRDPEMILPDPTEAANAESSAGPSETDAGTECRHGKPVPNILVALGLVSSELEFVLREPPKIKSKAAKRKTCKNARLITSSPQSDVVTIKNQKAKKVKLSSDDTSSDVGESQTICEICMTGSNSLTWFGCDECTRWIHYECLPHDHQIDLDLSLITGDPWLCNSCRSEQ, from the exons ATGACAAAGATGTGGAGAGTTGCCAGAAACGctgtagataca CTTCTGCTCTATTGTAGGAAAAATAAGTATCAAAATTATTCAAGTGAAGATTTAAGAAAAGCTGTGGCATTAGTAAAAAAGGGAAATTCTTTGAGGAAAGCTCAATCTAAGACTGGTGTGCCCACATCAACAATAAAAGATCATGCCAGAGGCAAGTACGCAAACGTAAAATTTACAAAGCAACGTGGACCAAAAACTCTTACATCTGATGAAGAACAGTCCCTTGTAAACTATATTAAATATATGAGTGATTCTGGATTTCCTCTTGGCAGAAATGTTATTAAGAAACTAACTATTGATATTGTCAAAACCAGTGGTAAACAAAATACACGTCTTAACAAGGAAAAAGGTCCATCGAACAAGTGGATGCGAAGCTTTATGTCGAGGCATAAGAACTTGTCCTTACGCACACCCCATCCTTTAGAGAGAGCTCGCAGTGAACTGAAGTCCTCTCAGATTGAGGAGTATTTTGAACTGCTTGAAAAAACCTTAGTTAAACTGGATATTAAAGATAAACCATCACAAATATTTAATGTAGATGAAACTGGATTTGCAGGTAAGGAATTTTCAAAGCAGAAAATTGTGGTACCAAAAGGTACAAAGCATCCATACCAACCATGTGCTGGTATATCAGGACACGTGACTCTGAACTTAGGAGTTTCTGCAAGTGGAAAGGCTATTGCGCCACTCATAATTTTTTCCAAGAACCTTCCAAGAGAAAGTTTCAGGGACAGCCTTTCAGAGGAATGGTCATTTGAAACCACTGAGAGTGGTTATATCAATAACACAATATTTTCAGCGTGGTTTAACAATCAGTTTGTTCGTCAGTGTGGTCGAGCAAGACCAGTTTTAGTTATAATGGACAACCATAGTTCGCATATCACCAAGCAAGTAGTCGATACTGCCAGAGAAAATAACATCCACCTTCTGTGCCTTCCTGCCCACTCAACACATCTTTTGCAACCTCTAGATGTTGGTGTCTTCCACTTACTCAAGTCCAATGTTGCTCAGATGTGTACATCATTGGGTTATACAGGGATGAAAACCCTTCCTCGTCACAAATTTCCAAAAGTTATTCATCTAGGGCTAAACAAAATTTCCGGGAGTGCTATATCATCTTCTTTTCGTGCAGCAGGAATTCATCCATTCAATGCAAAGAAGATTGAGCTGCCAAAATCTACCCGAGACCCTGAGATGATCCTCCCTGACCCTACAGAGGCTGCCAATGCTGAGTCTAGTGCAGGTCCATCAGAGACTGATGCTGGAACAGAGTGCAGACATGGGAAACCTGTCCCCAACATACTTGTAGCACTGGGACTAGTAAGTTCAGAGCTGGAATTTGTTTTACGAGAGCCTCCAAAGATTAAGTCAAAGGCAGCCAAAAGGAAAACTTGCAAAAATGCAAGGTTGATAACAAGTTCTCCACAATCTGATGTGgtaacaataaaaaatcaaaaagcTAAAAAGGTAAAACTTTCATCAGATGATACGTCTAGTGATGTCGGAGAGAGTCAGACCATCTGTGAAATTTGCATGACAGGGTCCAATTCCTTGACTTGGTTTGGATGTGATGAATGCACCAGATGGATTCACTACGAGTGTCTTCCTCATGACCATCAAATTGATCTGGATCTAAGCCTCATCACCGGTGATCCGTGGCTCTGCAACAGTTGCAGGTCTGAGCAGTAG